A region of Streptomyces sp. NBC_01267 DNA encodes the following proteins:
- a CDS encoding imidazolonepropionase-like domain-containing protein, which produces MLTIHAADAVHGAPDAADSGSDSDSVAVDGGVVVAIGPYEELTAARPQARIRRWSGLITPGLLNTGAPALLEAAYHPDPREADQLGGDPLTGAALTALGMDDARWGASARRGLQRMLRHGTTAVRGPFTRPAVRTAVARSGLRVHAPGPAGGFAAPDPQAPPVPATGLDPLMSVPEPADAFATALTVGGPADLAVFGVTDLAALRAEGAGSCTATVLGGRLVFRRS; this is translated from the coding sequence TTGTTGACGATCCACGCCGCCGACGCGGTGCACGGCGCCCCGGACGCGGCCGACTCCGGCTCCGATTCCGACTCCGTGGCCGTGGACGGCGGTGTGGTCGTCGCCATCGGTCCGTACGAGGAGCTGACCGCCGCCCGTCCGCAGGCCCGGATCCGGCGGTGGTCCGGACTGATCACCCCGGGGCTGCTGAACACGGGGGCCCCGGCGCTGCTGGAGGCCGCCTACCACCCGGACCCGCGCGAGGCGGACCAGCTCGGCGGCGACCCGCTGACCGGTGCCGCGCTCACCGCACTCGGCATGGACGACGCCCGCTGGGGCGCCAGTGCCCGGCGCGGACTGCAACGGATGCTGCGGCACGGCACGACGGCCGTCCGCGGCCCCTTCACCCGGCCCGCCGTGCGTACGGCGGTCGCGCGCTCGGGACTGCGCGTCCACGCCCCCGGCCCGGCGGGCGGATTCGCCGCCCCCGATCCGCAGGCACCGCCCGTACCGGCGACCGGGCTCGACCCGCTGATGTCCGTACCGGAACCGGCCGACGCGTTCGCGACGGCCCTCACCGTCGGCGGACCCGCGGACCTGGCGGTGTTCGGCGTGACGGACCTCGCGGCGCTGCGTGCCGAGGGCGCCGGGAGCTGTACGGCGACGGTGCTCGGCGGGCGGCTGGTCTTCCGCCGTAGTTGA
- a CDS encoding DUF3152 domain-containing protein yields MSAQGASRRQRGKPGRNVTVAGVIAAALLVGGAVAVGNRSGGGDGDRKDGSVPYSTGKFTVARAGVPATAKGDAYRVETENGSGIDPDQAAAEVARILASPRGWSHHGEHTFRQVTDDTAGLVIRIATPRTTDTICGRSGLDTHGEVNCRVGTDVMVNLKRWQQGSPEFDGPLTDYRALIINHEVGHWTGHGHETCPGKGRPAPAMMQQIDGLKGCVANAWPYDAKGRYLGGPSVP; encoded by the coding sequence ATGTCCGCACAAGGGGCAAGTCGGAGACAGCGGGGGAAGCCCGGTCGGAACGTGACCGTGGCCGGCGTCATCGCGGCGGCGCTGCTGGTCGGTGGCGCCGTCGCGGTGGGGAACCGGTCGGGCGGCGGCGACGGGGACCGGAAGGATGGCTCGGTCCCGTACTCCACCGGCAAGTTCACCGTCGCCCGCGCGGGTGTCCCGGCGACCGCCAAGGGTGACGCCTACCGGGTCGAGACGGAGAACGGTTCGGGTATCGATCCGGACCAGGCCGCCGCCGAGGTCGCCCGCATCCTGGCCTCGCCGCGGGGCTGGTCCCACCACGGCGAGCACACCTTCCGCCAGGTCACCGACGACACCGCGGGACTGGTCATCCGCATCGCCACCCCCAGGACCACCGACACCATCTGCGGCAGGAGCGGACTCGACACGCACGGCGAGGTCAACTGCCGGGTCGGCACGGACGTCATGGTCAACCTCAAGCGCTGGCAGCAGGGATCGCCCGAATTCGACGGTCCGCTCACCGATTACCGCGCCCTCATCATCAACCACGAGGTCGGCCACTGGACGGGCCACGGCCACGAGACCTGTCCGGGCAAGGGCCGCCCCGCCCCCGCGATGATGCAGCAGATAGACGGCCTGAAGGGGTGCGTCGCCAACGCCTGGCCGTACGACGCCAAGGGCCGCTACCTGGGCGGCCCTTCGGTGCCGTGA
- a CDS encoding demethylmenaquinone methyltransferase, producing the protein MTRASLDKQPHEVASMFDDVAANYDLTNDVLSLGQARLWRKEVAKAVDARPAQKVLDLAAGTATSSLPFAQTGAYVVPCDFSIGMLQVGKRRHPHLPITAGDATKLPFRDGVFDAVTISFGLRNVQETDAALRELYRVTKPGGRVVICEFSQPTWAPFRTVYTEYLMRALPPVATAVSSNPDAYVYLAESIRAWPDQPALAARLQQAGWADVAWRNLTGGIVALHRGFKKG; encoded by the coding sequence GTGACCCGAGCCTCCCTGGACAAGCAGCCGCACGAAGTCGCCTCGATGTTCGACGACGTGGCGGCGAACTACGACCTCACCAATGACGTGCTGTCCCTCGGACAGGCGCGCCTGTGGCGCAAGGAGGTCGCCAAGGCGGTCGACGCGCGTCCCGCGCAGAAGGTCCTCGACCTCGCCGCGGGGACCGCCACCTCCTCGCTGCCGTTCGCGCAGACCGGTGCGTACGTCGTGCCCTGCGACTTCTCGATCGGCATGCTCCAGGTCGGCAAGCGGCGCCATCCGCACCTCCCGATCACCGCGGGCGACGCGACGAAGCTGCCCTTCCGCGACGGTGTCTTCGACGCCGTGACGATCTCGTTCGGCCTGCGCAACGTCCAGGAGACGGATGCCGCGCTGCGGGAGCTGTACCGCGTGACCAAGCCGGGCGGCCGAGTGGTGATCTGCGAGTTCTCGCAGCCGACCTGGGCCCCGTTCCGTACGGTCTACACCGAGTACCTGATGCGCGCGCTGCCCCCGGTGGCCACCGCCGTCTCGTCCAACCCCGACGCGTACGTCTATCTCGCCGAGTCGATCCGCGCCTGGCCCGACCAGCCCGCGCTGGCCGCCCGGCTCCAGCAGGCCGGCTGGGCGGATGTCGCCTGGCGGAATCTGACCGGCGGCATCGTGGCGCTGCACCGGGGGTTCAAGAAGGGCTGA
- a CDS encoding GNAT family N-acetyltransferase has translation MTKPLPVVRLRVPTEEDALAWHRVFDDPEVMEFHGGSSAELSVYEELTARQRRHDAERGFCLWTMLDEHDEVIGFTGAQPWPREEFGPVGEIEIGWRLGRAYWGRGYVTAAARTTLERVRAAGLEQVFAMVDAENERSIAVTRRLGMELHERFVSPMSQRKGYCFRLEL, from the coding sequence GTGACCAAGCCCCTGCCTGTCGTACGGCTCCGCGTCCCCACCGAGGAGGACGCTCTCGCCTGGCACCGCGTCTTCGACGACCCCGAAGTGATGGAGTTCCACGGCGGTAGCTCGGCCGAGTTGTCCGTGTACGAGGAGTTGACCGCACGGCAGCGCAGGCACGACGCCGAGCGCGGCTTCTGCCTCTGGACGATGCTCGACGAGCACGACGAGGTGATCGGCTTCACCGGCGCGCAGCCGTGGCCGCGTGAGGAGTTCGGCCCCGTCGGCGAGATCGAGATCGGCTGGCGGCTCGGCCGCGCGTACTGGGGCCGGGGTTACGTGACCGCCGCCGCCCGGACCACGCTGGAGCGGGTACGGGCGGCGGGACTGGAGCAGGTGTTCGCGATGGTCGACGCCGAGAACGAGCGGTCGATAGCGGTGACCCGGCGGCTCGGGATGGAGCTGCACGAGAGGTTCGTGTCGCCGATGAGCCAGCGGAAGGGGTACTGCTTCCGGCTGGAGCTGTGA
- a CDS encoding geranylgeranyl reductase family protein: MTEPLSEHTADVIVVGAGPAGSTTAYYLAKAGLDVLLLEKTAFPREKVCGDGLTPRATKQLVSMGIDISEEAGWLRNKGLRIIGGGVRLQLDWPDLASYPDYGLVRKRDDFDEQLARQAQKAGARLYERCNVGAPITDPRTGRITGVNAKMGEEKTPVTFHAPLVVAADGNSTRLSIGMGLHRREDRPMGIAVRTYFTSPRHDDDYLESWLELWDRRGAQERLLPGYGWIFGMGDGTSNVGLGILDSSSAFRELDWREVLKAWCASMPEDWGYVPDNMTMPIRGAALPMAFNRQPHYTKGLLLVGDAGGMVNPFNGEGIAYAMESGQIAADVIVQASARATPAQREMALHNYPKILKDTYGGYYTLGRAFVKLIGNPKVMKIAAQRGLTHPVLMKFTLKMLANLTDPTGGDAMDRIINGLTKVAPSS, from the coding sequence GTGACCGAGCCCCTCTCCGAGCACACCGCAGATGTGATCGTCGTCGGAGCGGGTCCCGCCGGCTCCACGACCGCGTACTACCTGGCCAAGGCCGGGCTCGACGTACTGCTCCTGGAGAAGACCGCCTTCCCGCGCGAGAAGGTCTGCGGTGACGGACTGACCCCGCGCGCCACCAAGCAGCTGGTCTCGATGGGGATCGACATCTCCGAAGAGGCGGGCTGGCTGCGGAACAAGGGCCTGCGGATCATCGGCGGCGGTGTACGGCTCCAGCTGGACTGGCCGGACCTCGCCTCGTACCCGGACTACGGACTCGTCCGCAAGCGCGACGACTTCGACGAGCAGCTGGCCCGCCAGGCGCAGAAGGCGGGCGCCCGGCTGTACGAGCGCTGCAACGTCGGCGCACCGATCACCGACCCGCGCACCGGCCGGATCACCGGCGTCAACGCCAAGATGGGCGAGGAGAAGACCCCGGTCACCTTCCACGCCCCGCTGGTGGTCGCCGCCGACGGCAACTCCACCCGGCTGTCCATCGGCATGGGACTGCACCGGCGCGAGGACCGGCCGATGGGTATCGCGGTCCGTACGTACTTCACTTCGCCGCGTCATGACGACGACTACCTGGAGTCCTGGCTGGAGCTGTGGGACCGCCGAGGTGCCCAGGAGCGGCTGCTGCCCGGTTACGGCTGGATCTTCGGCATGGGCGACGGCACCTCCAACGTCGGCCTCGGCATTCTCGACTCCTCCTCCGCCTTCCGCGAGCTGGACTGGCGCGAGGTGCTGAAGGCGTGGTGTGCGTCGATGCCGGAGGACTGGGGTTACGTCCCCGACAACATGACGATGCCGATCCGCGGCGCCGCCCTGCCGATGGCCTTCAACCGCCAGCCGCACTACACCAAGGGCCTCCTGCTGGTGGGCGACGCGGGCGGGATGGTCAACCCGTTCAACGGTGAGGGCATCGCGTACGCCATGGAGTCGGGCCAGATCGCGGCGGACGTGATCGTTCAGGCCTCGGCCCGCGCGACCCCGGCGCAGCGCGAGATGGCGCTGCACAACTACCCGAAGATCCTCAAGGACACCTACGGCGGTTACTACACGCTGGGCCGGGCGTTCGTGAAGCTGATCGGCAACCCGAAGGTCATGAAGATCGCGGCGCAGCGCGGTCTGACGCACCCGGTGCTGATGAAGTTCACGCTGAAGATGCTGGCGAACCTGACGGACCCGACGGGCGGGGACGCGATGGACCGGATCATCAACGGGCTGACGAAGGTGGCACCCAGCTCCTGA